One segment of Camelus bactrianus isolate YW-2024 breed Bactrian camel chromosome 27, ASM4877302v1, whole genome shotgun sequence DNA contains the following:
- the LARP6 gene encoding la-related protein 6 isoform X3, producing the protein MSGATTSGGENEREDLEQEWQPPDEELIRKLVDQIEFYFSDENLEKDAFLLKHVRRNKLGYVSVKLLTSFKKVKHLTRDWRTTAHALKYSGTLELNEDHRKVRRTTPVPLFPNENLPSKMLLIYDLYLSPKLWTLATPQKNGRVQETVMEHLLKLFGTFGVISSVRILKPGRELPPDIRRISSRYSQVGTQECAIVEFEEVEAAVRAHEFMITESRGREGMKAVLIGMKPPRKKPSREKAQEEEPVASAHPGKSPNRRVGELQSPADEASASGSSDPESNPTSPTAGRRHGAAHRLSPAGHQSLFLSPNASPCPSPWSSPLAQRKGVSRKSPLAEEGRLNPSASPESFRKGTDYSSDSSVTPSGSPWVRRRRQAEMGAQEKSPRASPLLSRKMQTADGLPVGVLRLPRGPDDTRGFHGGHERSRACV; encoded by the exons ATGAG TGGCGCCACGACGAGTGGGGGCGAGAACGAGCGTGAGGACCTGGAGCAGGAGTGGCAGCCCCCGGACGAGGAGCTCATCAGGAAGCTGGTGGATCAGATCGAATTCTACTTTTCTGATGAGAACCTGGAGAAGGATGCCTTCCTGCTGAAGCACGTGAGGAGGAACAAGCTGGGCTACGTGAGCGTCAAGCTGCTCACGTCCTTCAAGAAG GTGAAACACCTTACACGGGACTGGAGAACCACAGCGCATGCCTTGAAGTACTCAGGGACCCTCGAGTTGAATGAGGACCACCGGAAGGTGAGGAGGACCACCCCCGTCCCACTCTTCCCCAATGAGAACCTCCCCAGCAAGATGCTCCTGATCTATGACCTCTACCTGTCCCCCAAGCTGTGGACCCTGGCCACCCCCCAGAAGAATGGAAGGGTGCAGGAGACGGTGATGGAACACCTGCTCAAGCTGTTTGGGACTTTTGGGGTCATCTCATCAGTGCGAATCCTCAAGCCTGGGAGAGAGCTGCCCCCAGACATCCGGAGGATCAGCAGCCGCTACAGCCAGGTGGGGACCCAGGAGTGCGCCATCGTGGAGTTCGAGGAGGTGGAAGCCGCCGTCAGGGCCCATGAGTTCATGATCACGGAGTCTCGGGGCAGGGAGGGCATGAAGGCGGTCCTGATTGGGATGAAGCCGCCCAGAAAGAAGCCGTCTAGGGAgaaggcccaggaggaggagccCGTGGCGAGCGCCCACCCGGGCAAGTCCCCGAACCGCAGAGTGGGGGAGCTCCAGTCCCCGGCGGATGAGGCCTCCGCCAGCGGCTCCTCCGACCCCGAGAGCAACCCCACGTCCCCCACGGCTGGCCGGCGACACGGGGCCGCCCACAGGCTCAGCCCTGCCGGCCACCAGAGTCTCTTCCTGAGCCCGAATGCCTCCCCGTGCCCGAGCCCTTGGAGCAGCCCCTTGGCTCAACGCAAAGGCGTTTCCAGAAAGTCCCCGCTGGCCGAGGAAGGTAGGCTGAACCCGAGCGCCAGTCCCGAGAGCTTCCGCAAGGGCACGGATTATTCCTCAGACAGCAGTGTCACGCCCTCAGGCAGCCCCTGGGTTCGGAGGCGCCGCCAAGCCGAGATGGGGGCGCAGGAGAAGAGCCCCAGAGCGAGTCCCCTGCTCTCCCGGAAGATGCAGACTGCAGACGGGCTCCCCGTGGGGGTGCTGCGGCTTCCCCGGGGCCCCGACGACACCAGAGGGTTCCACGGCGGACACGAGAGGAGCCGGGCCTGTGTATAA
- the LARP6 gene encoding la-related protein 6 isoform X1, translating into MAQRGEEPLPGPESAVQIRVAIQEAEDVEGPEDEEGGAEAQGAGDPARYLSPGWGSASEEEPSRGHSGATTSGGENEREDLEQEWQPPDEELIRKLVDQIEFYFSDENLEKDAFLLKHVRRNKLGYVSVKLLTSFKKVKHLTRDWRTTAHALKYSGTLELNEDHRKVRRTTPVPLFPNENLPSKMLLIYDLYLSPKLWTLATPQKNGRVQETVMEHLLKLFGTFGVISSVRILKPGRELPPDIRRISSRYSQVGTQECAIVEFEEVEAAVRAHEFMITESRGREGMKAVLIGMKPPRKKPSREKAQEEEPVASAHPGKSPNRRVGELQSPADEASASGSSDPESNPTSPTAGRRHGAAHRLSPAGHQSLFLSPNASPCPSPWSSPLAQRKGVSRKSPLAEEGRLNPSASPESFRKGTDYSSDSSVTPSGSPWVRRRRQAEMGAQEKSPRASPLLSRKMQTADGLPVGVLRLPRGPDDTRGFHGGHERSRACV; encoded by the exons ATGGCCCAGCGCGGGGAGGAGCCGCTGCCCGGGCCCGAGAGCGCCGTGCAGATCCGCGTCGCCATCCAGGAGGCCGAGGACGTGGAGGGCCCGGAGGACGAGGAGGGGGGCGCAGAGGCGCAGGGTGCGGGGGACCCGGCCCGCTACCTCAGCCCCGGCTGGGGCAGCGCCAGCGAGGAGGAGCCGAGCCGCGGACACAG TGGCGCCACGACGAGTGGGGGCGAGAACGAGCGTGAGGACCTGGAGCAGGAGTGGCAGCCCCCGGACGAGGAGCTCATCAGGAAGCTGGTGGATCAGATCGAATTCTACTTTTCTGATGAGAACCTGGAGAAGGATGCCTTCCTGCTGAAGCACGTGAGGAGGAACAAGCTGGGCTACGTGAGCGTCAAGCTGCTCACGTCCTTCAAGAAG GTGAAACACCTTACACGGGACTGGAGAACCACAGCGCATGCCTTGAAGTACTCAGGGACCCTCGAGTTGAATGAGGACCACCGGAAGGTGAGGAGGACCACCCCCGTCCCACTCTTCCCCAATGAGAACCTCCCCAGCAAGATGCTCCTGATCTATGACCTCTACCTGTCCCCCAAGCTGTGGACCCTGGCCACCCCCCAGAAGAATGGAAGGGTGCAGGAGACGGTGATGGAACACCTGCTCAAGCTGTTTGGGACTTTTGGGGTCATCTCATCAGTGCGAATCCTCAAGCCTGGGAGAGAGCTGCCCCCAGACATCCGGAGGATCAGCAGCCGCTACAGCCAGGTGGGGACCCAGGAGTGCGCCATCGTGGAGTTCGAGGAGGTGGAAGCCGCCGTCAGGGCCCATGAGTTCATGATCACGGAGTCTCGGGGCAGGGAGGGCATGAAGGCGGTCCTGATTGGGATGAAGCCGCCCAGAAAGAAGCCGTCTAGGGAgaaggcccaggaggaggagccCGTGGCGAGCGCCCACCCGGGCAAGTCCCCGAACCGCAGAGTGGGGGAGCTCCAGTCCCCGGCGGATGAGGCCTCCGCCAGCGGCTCCTCCGACCCCGAGAGCAACCCCACGTCCCCCACGGCTGGCCGGCGACACGGGGCCGCCCACAGGCTCAGCCCTGCCGGCCACCAGAGTCTCTTCCTGAGCCCGAATGCCTCCCCGTGCCCGAGCCCTTGGAGCAGCCCCTTGGCTCAACGCAAAGGCGTTTCCAGAAAGTCCCCGCTGGCCGAGGAAGGTAGGCTGAACCCGAGCGCCAGTCCCGAGAGCTTCCGCAAGGGCACGGATTATTCCTCAGACAGCAGTGTCACGCCCTCAGGCAGCCCCTGGGTTCGGAGGCGCCGCCAAGCCGAGATGGGGGCGCAGGAGAAGAGCCCCAGAGCGAGTCCCCTGCTCTCCCGGAAGATGCAGACTGCAGACGGGCTCCCCGTGGGGGTGCTGCGGCTTCCCCGGGGCCCCGACGACACCAGAGGGTTCCACGGCGGACACGAGAGGAGCCGGGCCTGTGTATAA
- the LARP6 gene encoding la-related protein 6 isoform X2, with protein MAQRGEEPLPGPESAVQIRVAIQEAEDVEGPEDEEGGAEAQGAGDPARYLSPGWGSASEEEPSRGHSGATTSGGENEREDLEQEWQPPDEELIRKLVDQIEFYFSDENLEKDAFLLKHVRRNKLGYVSVKLLTSFKKVKHLTRDWRTTAHALKYSGTLELNEDHRKLWTLATPQKNGRVQETVMEHLLKLFGTFGVISSVRILKPGRELPPDIRRISSRYSQVGTQECAIVEFEEVEAAVRAHEFMITESRGREGMKAVLIGMKPPRKKPSREKAQEEEPVASAHPGKSPNRRVGELQSPADEASASGSSDPESNPTSPTAGRRHGAAHRLSPAGHQSLFLSPNASPCPSPWSSPLAQRKGVSRKSPLAEEGRLNPSASPESFRKGTDYSSDSSVTPSGSPWVRRRRQAEMGAQEKSPRASPLLSRKMQTADGLPVGVLRLPRGPDDTRGFHGGHERSRACV; from the exons ATGGCCCAGCGCGGGGAGGAGCCGCTGCCCGGGCCCGAGAGCGCCGTGCAGATCCGCGTCGCCATCCAGGAGGCCGAGGACGTGGAGGGCCCGGAGGACGAGGAGGGGGGCGCAGAGGCGCAGGGTGCGGGGGACCCGGCCCGCTACCTCAGCCCCGGCTGGGGCAGCGCCAGCGAGGAGGAGCCGAGCCGCGGACACAG TGGCGCCACGACGAGTGGGGGCGAGAACGAGCGTGAGGACCTGGAGCAGGAGTGGCAGCCCCCGGACGAGGAGCTCATCAGGAAGCTGGTGGATCAGATCGAATTCTACTTTTCTGATGAGAACCTGGAGAAGGATGCCTTCCTGCTGAAGCACGTGAGGAGGAACAAGCTGGGCTACGTGAGCGTCAAGCTGCTCACGTCCTTCAAGAAG GTGAAACACCTTACACGGGACTGGAGAACCACAGCGCATGCCTTGAAGTACTCAGGGACCCTCGAGTTGAATGAGGACCACCGGAAG CTGTGGACCCTGGCCACCCCCCAGAAGAATGGAAGGGTGCAGGAGACGGTGATGGAACACCTGCTCAAGCTGTTTGGGACTTTTGGGGTCATCTCATCAGTGCGAATCCTCAAGCCTGGGAGAGAGCTGCCCCCAGACATCCGGAGGATCAGCAGCCGCTACAGCCAGGTGGGGACCCAGGAGTGCGCCATCGTGGAGTTCGAGGAGGTGGAAGCCGCCGTCAGGGCCCATGAGTTCATGATCACGGAGTCTCGGGGCAGGGAGGGCATGAAGGCGGTCCTGATTGGGATGAAGCCGCCCAGAAAGAAGCCGTCTAGGGAgaaggcccaggaggaggagccCGTGGCGAGCGCCCACCCGGGCAAGTCCCCGAACCGCAGAGTGGGGGAGCTCCAGTCCCCGGCGGATGAGGCCTCCGCCAGCGGCTCCTCCGACCCCGAGAGCAACCCCACGTCCCCCACGGCTGGCCGGCGACACGGGGCCGCCCACAGGCTCAGCCCTGCCGGCCACCAGAGTCTCTTCCTGAGCCCGAATGCCTCCCCGTGCCCGAGCCCTTGGAGCAGCCCCTTGGCTCAACGCAAAGGCGTTTCCAGAAAGTCCCCGCTGGCCGAGGAAGGTAGGCTGAACCCGAGCGCCAGTCCCGAGAGCTTCCGCAAGGGCACGGATTATTCCTCAGACAGCAGTGTCACGCCCTCAGGCAGCCCCTGGGTTCGGAGGCGCCGCCAAGCCGAGATGGGGGCGCAGGAGAAGAGCCCCAGAGCGAGTCCCCTGCTCTCCCGGAAGATGCAGACTGCAGACGGGCTCCCCGTGGGGGTGCTGCGGCTTCCCCGGGGCCCCGACGACACCAGAGGGTTCCACGGCGGACACGAGAGGAGCCGGGCCTGTGTATAA
- the LARP6 gene encoding la-related protein 6 isoform X4: protein METYLTKVKHLTRDWRTTAHALKYSGTLELNEDHRKVRRTTPVPLFPNENLPSKMLLIYDLYLSPKLWTLATPQKNGRVQETVMEHLLKLFGTFGVISSVRILKPGRELPPDIRRISSRYSQVGTQECAIVEFEEVEAAVRAHEFMITESRGREGMKAVLIGMKPPRKKPSREKAQEEEPVASAHPGKSPNRRVGELQSPADEASASGSSDPESNPTSPTAGRRHGAAHRLSPAGHQSLFLSPNASPCPSPWSSPLAQRKGVSRKSPLAEEGRLNPSASPESFRKGTDYSSDSSVTPSGSPWVRRRRQAEMGAQEKSPRASPLLSRKMQTADGLPVGVLRLPRGPDDTRGFHGGHERSRACV from the exons ATGGAAACGTATTTGACAAAG GTGAAACACCTTACACGGGACTGGAGAACCACAGCGCATGCCTTGAAGTACTCAGGGACCCTCGAGTTGAATGAGGACCACCGGAAGGTGAGGAGGACCACCCCCGTCCCACTCTTCCCCAATGAGAACCTCCCCAGCAAGATGCTCCTGATCTATGACCTCTACCTGTCCCCCAAGCTGTGGACCCTGGCCACCCCCCAGAAGAATGGAAGGGTGCAGGAGACGGTGATGGAACACCTGCTCAAGCTGTTTGGGACTTTTGGGGTCATCTCATCAGTGCGAATCCTCAAGCCTGGGAGAGAGCTGCCCCCAGACATCCGGAGGATCAGCAGCCGCTACAGCCAGGTGGGGACCCAGGAGTGCGCCATCGTGGAGTTCGAGGAGGTGGAAGCCGCCGTCAGGGCCCATGAGTTCATGATCACGGAGTCTCGGGGCAGGGAGGGCATGAAGGCGGTCCTGATTGGGATGAAGCCGCCCAGAAAGAAGCCGTCTAGGGAgaaggcccaggaggaggagccCGTGGCGAGCGCCCACCCGGGCAAGTCCCCGAACCGCAGAGTGGGGGAGCTCCAGTCCCCGGCGGATGAGGCCTCCGCCAGCGGCTCCTCCGACCCCGAGAGCAACCCCACGTCCCCCACGGCTGGCCGGCGACACGGGGCCGCCCACAGGCTCAGCCCTGCCGGCCACCAGAGTCTCTTCCTGAGCCCGAATGCCTCCCCGTGCCCGAGCCCTTGGAGCAGCCCCTTGGCTCAACGCAAAGGCGTTTCCAGAAAGTCCCCGCTGGCCGAGGAAGGTAGGCTGAACCCGAGCGCCAGTCCCGAGAGCTTCCGCAAGGGCACGGATTATTCCTCAGACAGCAGTGTCACGCCCTCAGGCAGCCCCTGGGTTCGGAGGCGCCGCCAAGCCGAGATGGGGGCGCAGGAGAAGAGCCCCAGAGCGAGTCCCCTGCTCTCCCGGAAGATGCAGACTGCAGACGGGCTCCCCGTGGGGGTGCTGCGGCTTCCCCGGGGCCCCGACGACACCAGAGGGTTCCACGGCGGACACGAGAGGAGCCGGGCCTGTGTATAA